A window from Azoarcus sp. DD4 encodes these proteins:
- a CDS encoding chemotaxis protein CheW has translation MSAPDREPVTAADAVAEFLTFTLGGEHYAIDILKVREIRAWERVTRIAGAPPFLKGVMNLRGAIVPVVDLRVYLGCGDGACGPFTVMIVLQLAGRLVAVVVDGVADVLNLAAADIQPAPDLPALIGARYIRGLAAAGGTMLVVLDVERLMASPEMALVETDSENLP, from the coding sequence ATGTCCGCCCCTGACCGGGAGCCTGTCACTGCTGCGGACGCCGTCGCCGAGTTCCTCACCTTCACGCTGGGCGGCGAGCATTACGCGATCGATATCCTCAAGGTGCGTGAAATCCGCGCCTGGGAACGCGTCACCCGGATCGCCGGCGCCCCGCCTTTCCTGAAAGGCGTGATGAACCTGCGCGGCGCCATCGTGCCGGTGGTCGATCTGCGGGTGTATCTCGGTTGCGGCGACGGCGCCTGCGGCCCTTTCACCGTGATGATCGTGCTCCAGCTCGCCGGGCGGCTGGTGGCCGTCGTGGTCGACGGCGTGGCCGATGTGCTGAACCTCGCCGCGGCGGACATTCAGCCCGCGCCCGACCTGCCGGCGCTGATCGGCGCGCGCTACATCCGCGGCCTGGCGGCCGCGGGCGGAACGATGCTGGTGGTGCTCGACGTGGAACGCCTGATGGCCTCGCCCGAGATGGCGTTGGTCGAAACCGATTCGGAAAACCTGCCATGA